The Thermoclostridium stercorarium subsp. stercorarium DSM 8532 genome contains a region encoding:
- a CDS encoding ABC transporter ATP-binding protein: MHILSVYQNGGIWLVAAVAVENISKRYHTVDGEISALENVSLEVSEGEFVGIVGPSGCGKSTLLSIIAGLIKPSSGQVYVFGEKVTGVNPRIGYMLQRDSLFEWRTIYKNVILGLEIQNQVTPERIRHVEYLLEKYGLINFRNHHPSQLSGGMRQRAALIRTLAVNPDILLLDEAFSALDYQTRLAVNDDIYKIIKKEGKTAIMVTHDISEAISMSERLYVMSKRPGTIKMVIDVKFDMENRTPLSSREAPEFRKYFNMVWKELDVHV, translated from the coding sequence ATGCATATACTGTCAGTGTATCAGAATGGGGGGATTTGGTTGGTAGCGGCCGTAGCTGTTGAAAACATTTCAAAACGATATCATACCGTTGACGGCGAAATATCTGCTCTGGAGAATGTTTCCCTTGAAGTTTCGGAGGGCGAGTTTGTAGGAATAGTCGGTCCAAGCGGTTGCGGAAAGTCAACCCTTTTATCTATAATTGCTGGTTTAATAAAACCTTCATCCGGACAAGTATATGTGTTCGGCGAAAAAGTAACCGGGGTTAACCCCAGAATAGGTTATATGCTGCAACGGGACAGTCTGTTTGAATGGCGTACCATTTATAAAAACGTGATCCTGGGGCTGGAAATTCAAAATCAGGTAACACCTGAAAGAATTAGGCATGTGGAGTATTTGCTTGAAAAATACGGCTTGATAAATTTCAGAAATCACCATCCGTCTCAGCTTTCCGGGGGAATGAGGCAAAGGGCGGCACTAATACGAACACTGGCGGTGAACCCCGATATTCTTTTACTGGATGAAGCGTTTTCTGCGCTGGATTATCAGACAAGACTGGCAGTTAATGACGACATCTATAAAATTATCAAAAAAGAAGGCAAAACGGCTATAATGGTTACCCATGATATTTCGGAAGCGATAAGTATGTCAGAACGTCTTTACGTTATGTCAAAAAGACCGGGAACAATAAAAATGGTGATTGATGTCAAGTTTGACATGGAAAACAGAACGCCGCTTTCTTCAAGGGAGGCTCCTGAATTCAGGAAGTATTTCAACATGGTATGGAAGGAGCTGGATGTACATGTATAG
- a CDS encoding ABC transporter permease: MYSHESAEQKEFLRKLRAKKRIIAALRVLLLVFIIASWEAVTRLNWLDPFIFSSPSRIVKTFIRLYNEGTLFSHVFTTLWETVVGFLLGTVLGIVIAIVLWLSETCSRVLEPYLVVLNALPKIALGPVFIVWMGAGPVAIITVAVTVSLIVTVLEVYTGFLETDSEKIRLVQSFGANRKQILTKVVLPSSFPVMMNALKVNVGMSWVGVIVGEFLVSRAGLGYLIVYGGQVFQLDLVMTSVLILSVLAALMYFGVQLLGKWISAKY, encoded by the coding sequence ATGTATAGTCATGAATCTGCCGAGCAAAAGGAATTTTTACGTAAGCTGAGGGCAAAGAAGCGGATTATTGCGGCACTCAGAGTTTTGCTGCTGGTATTTATTATTGCGTCATGGGAGGCGGTTACAAGGCTTAACTGGCTTGATCCGTTTATTTTCAGCAGTCCGAGCAGGATTGTTAAAACCTTTATCCGCCTTTATAACGAAGGAACTTTGTTTTCCCATGTTTTCACCACGCTTTGGGAAACGGTTGTGGGATTTTTGCTGGGAACGGTTCTGGGTATAGTTATTGCTATCGTGTTGTGGCTTTCCGAAACATGTTCGCGGGTACTGGAACCGTATCTTGTGGTTCTGAATGCCCTTCCCAAAATAGCGCTTGGACCTGTTTTTATCGTATGGATGGGAGCCGGACCGGTTGCGATAATAACCGTGGCGGTTACCGTATCTTTAATAGTGACGGTCCTGGAAGTATATACCGGTTTCCTTGAGACAGATTCCGAAAAAATAAGGCTTGTTCAGAGTTTCGGAGCAAATAGGAAACAGATTCTTACAAAAGTGGTTTTGCCTTCGTCATTCCCTGTTATGATGAATGCATTGAAAGTAAACGTGGGAATGTCATGGGTAGGAGTAATTGTCGGCGAATTTCTCGTTTCAAGGGCAGGACTGGGATATTTGATTGTTTACGGCGGGCAGGTTTTTCAGCTTGACCTGGTTATGACCAGTGTTTTAATCCTTTCAGTGCTGGCAGCTCTTATGTATTTCGGCGTCCAGCTTCTTGGTAAATGGATATCTGCAAAATATTAA
- a CDS encoding ABC transporter substrate-binding protein translates to MKIMRCLVLLSMVTMLILSGCGTKEVKEITLNEVTHSIFYAPQYVAINKGFFEEEGLKITLVNGAGADKVMTAVLSGQADIGFSGPEACIYVYNEGKEDYAVVFAQLTKRDGSFLVAREPMPDFKWDDVRGKMIIGGRKGGVPLMTLEYVLKQHNIIPGKDVEIDTSVQFALMGGAFLSGMGDFVTLFEPVASSFEKEGTGYIVASMGEASGEIPYTAYYAKKSYIEKNPEIIQAFTNAIYKAQLWIERSSDREVAEAIAESFPDTNLELLETVVRRYKEQDTWNKTPVMKEEAFNRLQEVMKEAGELAEFAPFDKLVDNSFAENAVKTIK, encoded by the coding sequence ATGAAAATTATGCGTTGTCTTGTTTTGCTTTCAATGGTCACAATGCTGATTTTATCGGGCTGTGGTACGAAAGAAGTTAAGGAAATTACGTTAAACGAAGTCACTCATTCGATATTTTACGCACCGCAGTATGTGGCGATAAACAAGGGATTTTTTGAGGAAGAAGGTCTGAAAATCACACTTGTAAACGGTGCAGGTGCGGACAAGGTTATGACTGCCGTGCTGTCTGGCCAGGCAGATATCGGTTTTTCCGGGCCTGAAGCCTGCATCTATGTATACAACGAAGGAAAGGAAGACTATGCGGTGGTTTTCGCTCAGCTTACTAAAAGAGACGGTTCGTTCCTTGTGGCAAGAGAACCGATGCCTGACTTCAAATGGGATGACGTAAGAGGCAAAATGATAATAGGCGGAAGAAAAGGGGGCGTACCGTTGATGACCCTTGAGTATGTATTGAAACAGCATAATATAATTCCCGGGAAAGACGTGGAAATAGATACTTCGGTTCAGTTTGCACTTATGGGCGGAGCATTCTTGTCGGGAATGGGGGATTTTGTTACGCTGTTTGAACCCGTAGCATCCAGCTTTGAAAAAGAAGGCACCGGGTACATAGTGGCGTCTATGGGTGAAGCAAGCGGCGAGATCCCGTATACGGCCTATTACGCGAAAAAGAGCTATATTGAAAAAAATCCGGAAATTATACAGGCATTTACAAATGCAATTTATAAGGCTCAACTGTGGATTGAAAGAAGCTCGGACAGGGAAGTGGCCGAAGCCATAGCGGAATCATTTCCCGATACCAATCTGGAACTGCTTGAGACAGTTGTAAGAAGGTACAAGGAACAGGATACATGGAACAAAACACCGGTTATGAAGGAAGAAGCCTTTAACCGTTTGCAGGAAGTAATGAAAGAAGCAGGAGAACTTGCTGAATTTGCGCCGTTTGACAAACTGGTGGATAATTCATTCGCGGAAAATGCAGTGAAAACCATAAAATAA
- a CDS encoding DUF445 domain-containing protein, producing the protein MEYVTKLLMLAVIGGFIGWITNYIAIKLLFRPFKPVKLLFGYKIQGVIPARKPELAVSIGNVIEKQLLSPEEIINKLVSEKDINYLKEAIVTNVINILKDKLPGFLHGFTDRTVKKHLEDFMEKDGDRYIREMINNIVRHAAEKITISEMVTEKINALDLVTFESIVLSVVNKELKHIEYLGGVLGFIIGLIQGTVALLF; encoded by the coding sequence ATGGAATACGTAACAAAGCTTTTGATGTTGGCAGTTATAGGAGGTTTCATAGGATGGATAACAAATTATATCGCAATAAAGCTACTATTCAGGCCGTTTAAACCGGTGAAACTTTTGTTCGGCTACAAGATCCAGGGGGTAATACCTGCGCGAAAACCCGAACTTGCCGTATCAATCGGAAATGTAATAGAAAAACAGCTTTTATCGCCGGAGGAGATCATAAACAAACTGGTATCCGAAAAAGATATAAACTATCTTAAGGAAGCCATCGTAACAAATGTAATTAACATATTGAAGGACAAACTTCCGGGCTTTTTGCATGGTTTCACCGACAGGACCGTAAAAAAACACCTTGAAGACTTTATGGAAAAGGACGGCGACCGCTATATACGCGAAATGATAAACAACATTGTAAGGCATGCCGCGGAGAAAATAACCATATCCGAAATGGTTACTGAAAAAATAAATGCTTTGGATCTTGTTACGTTTGAATCCATTGTACTGAGCGTGGTAAATAAGGAACTTAAACATATCGAATATCTCGGTGGTGTTTTGGGTTTTATTATAGGCCTTATTCAGGGGACGGTTGCTCTTTTGTTTTAA
- a CDS encoding TIGR01212 family radical SAM protein (This family includes YhcC from E. coli K-12, an uncharacterized radical SAM protein.), translated as MLYYKFSDYLVKKYNEKVYKIPVNIPVTCPNRDGLLGGKGCIFCGEEGAGFETLEPARSVKEQLSKNIEYIGKRYKARKYIAYFQNYSNTYLPVSDFGFYVEEAIRPDVVAIYISTRPDCLNDEYFEVMREIKEKYRVDIVVEIGLQTVNYHTLKILNRGHGLAEFIDSVIRSKKYGIETCAHMIVDLPMDDMDDVVESARILSAVGVNQVKCHSLYILKNTVLGDLYLKGEIKPVTMDEYIERIVTFLEYLSPDIVIQRLIGRAPSERSLFCNWDTSWWKIVDRIEEKMQLENRYQGKKFNYLNGLVCLK; from the coding sequence ATGCTGTATTATAAATTTTCGGACTATCTTGTGAAAAAGTATAATGAAAAAGTTTATAAAATTCCTGTGAACATTCCGGTTACCTGTCCGAACAGGGACGGTTTACTGGGCGGCAAAGGATGTATTTTCTGCGGCGAAGAGGGGGCAGGCTTTGAGACCCTTGAACCTGCCCGGTCGGTAAAGGAACAGTTGAGTAAAAATATAGAATATATAGGCAAGAGATACAAGGCCAGAAAATATATAGCCTATTTTCAGAACTATTCAAATACGTATCTACCGGTAAGTGATTTTGGTTTTTATGTTGAAGAGGCAATACGACCAGATGTGGTTGCAATTTACATTTCAACAAGACCCGACTGTTTAAATGACGAATACTTTGAAGTGATGCGTGAAATAAAGGAAAAATACCGGGTGGACATCGTTGTGGAAATAGGGCTGCAGACCGTTAATTACCATACGTTAAAAATCCTGAACCGTGGTCATGGTCTTGCCGAGTTTATAGACAGCGTGATAAGGTCAAAAAAATACGGCATTGAAACCTGTGCGCATATGATAGTCGATCTTCCGATGGATGATATGGACGACGTTGTGGAAAGTGCCAGGATCCTCTCCGCCGTAGGCGTGAATCAGGTAAAATGCCATTCTCTTTATATTTTGAAGAACACAGTACTGGGAGATTTATACCTGAAGGGTGAAATCAAGCCGGTAACAATGGATGAGTATATTGAAAGGATAGTAACGTTTCTTGAGTATCTTTCGCCGGATATTGTGATTCAGCGTCTGATTGGCCGTGCTCCCAGTGAAAGAAGCCTGTTCTGCAACTGGGACACAAGCTGGTGGAAAATTGTTGACCGGATAGAGGAAAAAATGCAACTGGAAAACAGATATCAGGGGAAAAAGTTTAATTACTTAAACGGCCTTGTTTGTTTAAAATAA
- the trmFO gene encoding methylenetetrahydrofolate--tRNA-(uracil(54)-C(5))-methyltransferase (FADH(2)-oxidizing) TrmFO, with protein MEQVINVIGAGLAGCEAAWQIAKRGGYVRIYEMKPHKKTPAHHLDTFAELVCSNSLKSNQLENAAGLLKEELRRMGSLIMECADSNAVPAGGALAVDREDFSRCVTEKIKNHPNIEVIEQECSKIDDENITIIATGPLTSEALIAEIARITGDGFLSFFDAAAPIVKADSINMEKAFIASRYDRGEADYINCPMTKEEYAAFYEALINAEKAEVKDFEKHLVFEGCMPIEVMAERGPDTLRFGPLKPVGLTDPRTGKMPYAVVQLRRDNKEGTLYNMVGFQTRLKWGEQKRVFSMIPGLENAEFVRYGVMHRNTFINSPRLLLPSYRMKKRRNLFFAGQITGVEGYVESTASGLVAGINAFRLLKGMDEIYFPKSTALGALAHYISTSSVGTFQPMNINFGLIEDLKPTDSDGKPLKIKDKRLKNRMISERALRVIESMKDI; from the coding sequence GTGGAACAGGTAATAAATGTTATCGGTGCCGGGCTTGCGGGTTGTGAAGCAGCCTGGCAGATTGCAAAACGGGGCGGGTATGTGCGCATTTATGAAATGAAACCTCATAAGAAAACCCCGGCCCATCATCTTGACACTTTCGCAGAGCTGGTGTGCTCAAACTCGTTAAAATCGAACCAGCTGGAAAATGCTGCAGGGCTTTTGAAGGAAGAGCTGAGAAGAATGGGTTCGCTGATAATGGAATGTGCGGACAGCAATGCAGTGCCTGCAGGCGGTGCTCTGGCTGTGGACAGGGAAGACTTTTCAAGGTGTGTAACTGAGAAAATCAAAAATCATCCGAATATAGAAGTTATAGAGCAGGAATGTTCAAAAATCGATGACGAAAATATAACAATAATTGCGACAGGTCCCCTGACTTCCGAGGCTTTAATCGCTGAGATAGCCAGAATTACCGGCGATGGTTTCCTGTCTTTTTTTGATGCTGCGGCTCCGATTGTAAAAGCCGACAGCATAAATATGGAAAAGGCTTTTATCGCATCCCGGTATGACAGGGGTGAGGCGGACTATATAAACTGCCCAATGACGAAAGAAGAATATGCTGCATTTTATGAAGCGCTGATTAATGCTGAAAAGGCAGAGGTGAAAGATTTTGAGAAACATCTTGTATTCGAGGGCTGCATGCCCATTGAAGTCATGGCGGAAAGAGGCCCTGACACTCTTAGGTTTGGGCCTTTGAAACCGGTCGGCCTTACCGATCCGAGAACCGGCAAAATGCCCTATGCAGTGGTACAGCTCAGAAGAGACAATAAAGAAGGAACGCTATATAATATGGTGGGCTTTCAGACGCGCCTGAAATGGGGGGAGCAGAAGAGAGTGTTTTCAATGATTCCGGGGCTGGAGAACGCTGAATTTGTAAGATACGGAGTAATGCACCGCAATACGTTTATTAATTCCCCCCGGCTGCTGTTGCCGTCTTACCGAATGAAAAAAAGAAGAAATCTTTTCTTCGCAGGTCAGATCACCGGGGTGGAAGGATATGTGGAATCCACCGCTTCAGGACTGGTTGCCGGAATCAACGCGTTCAGGCTTTTAAAAGGCATGGATGAGATATATTTTCCGAAATCAACCGCTCTTGGCGCGTTGGCTCATTATATTTCCACATCTTCTGTCGGCACTTTCCAGCCGATGAATATAAACTTCGGGCTGATTGAGGATTTAAAACCCACAGATTCGGACGGTAAGCCTTTAAAGATAAAGGACAAACGGCTTAAAAACCGGATGATATCCGAAAGGGCATTAAGGGTTATAGAAAGCATGAAAGATATCTGA